Proteins encoded in a region of the Massilia sp. UMI-21 genome:
- a CDS encoding EAL domain-containing protein, translating to MNLSPLPLAVFVVDAGGSVTSWNKACEKLAGYGPADIQGMTLDRIIEFDDPPGSAVSGARAPMAARAETENEGVLIAADGRRLRVRVTVAPQSFDTERPGSFSVIVIPRAGQFPPRYALIQDLPVADIIEALPCVFYVIEQSGHLLLWNHQLEEALEMEAEELPTSNVKSFFDEKDQPLVVAKIHSAFEGGGSTHEAELVGKHGKRTPYLFRCSRGSLGNVPVVFGTGMDITLRKQSELGLRVRERAIYSSLNAIVITHCEGDEHRIEYVNPAFERITGYALADIKGMDPRFMKIAGCDEDERERIREALRRKEGVRVVLRNMRKNGEVFWNDLRIDPVSSGDGEITHFVGVINDITEARHYERRLHHLAHHDPLTGLANRTLLQERLRFAIDHAALQGCMVALAFLDLDNFKHINDHFGHEAGDTVLREVAQRLRACMREDDTIARVGGDEFVLLICNPASHAQVADLIERVRRAVMAQVEVNGHHILPGTSIGVSVFPDDGDSPDKIMRAADAAMYHAKTLGKNNFQFYSSELNQIVHEHLMLEANLSRAIRDHELVLDYQPRVDLRSGKVVGAEALVRWRHPVDGVILPERFIPVAEETGLIVPLGDWVIDEACRALKAMEALGLDDFVIAVNLSARQLRQRQFAERLGEKLRHHGVRADTLELEVTESQLMHHPDEALEALSQLKALGVRLSIDDFGTGYSSLSHLQKFPVDYIKIDRSFLGDVGHDGHLVITRAIIDLGHNLRLKVVAEGVETREQIAFLRQHDCDQMQGYYFSPALPRETLQELVAKDARLPD from the coding sequence TTGAACCTCTCGCCCTTGCCCCTTGCCGTGTTCGTCGTCGATGCAGGAGGCAGCGTCACGAGCTGGAACAAGGCGTGTGAAAAGCTGGCCGGCTACGGCCCCGCCGACATCCAGGGCATGACGCTGGACCGCATCATCGAGTTCGACGATCCGCCGGGCAGCGCCGTGTCCGGCGCCCGCGCGCCCATGGCCGCGCGCGCCGAGACCGAGAACGAAGGCGTGCTGATCGCCGCCGACGGGCGGCGCCTGCGGGTGCGCGTGACGGTGGCGCCGCAGTCCTTCGATACCGAGCGGCCCGGCAGCTTCAGCGTGATCGTGATCCCGCGCGCCGGGCAGTTCCCGCCCCGCTATGCCCTGATCCAGGACCTGCCGGTGGCCGACATCATCGAGGCCTTGCCCTGCGTGTTCTACGTCATCGAGCAGAGCGGCCACCTGCTGCTGTGGAACCACCAGCTGGAAGAAGCGCTCGAGATGGAGGCCGAAGAACTGCCCACTTCCAACGTCAAGTCCTTCTTCGACGAAAAGGATCAGCCCTTGGTCGTCGCCAAGATCCACAGCGCATTCGAAGGGGGCGGTTCCACCCACGAAGCCGAACTGGTCGGCAAGCACGGCAAGCGCACGCCCTACCTGTTCCGCTGCTCGCGCGGCAGCCTGGGCAATGTGCCGGTCGTGTTCGGTACCGGGATGGACATCACCCTGCGCAAGCAGTCCGAGCTCGGCCTGCGGGTGCGCGAGCGCGCCATCTATTCGAGCCTGAACGCGATCGTCATCACCCACTGCGAAGGCGACGAACACCGGATCGAATACGTCAATCCCGCCTTCGAGCGGATCACCGGCTACGCACTGGCCGACATCAAGGGAATGGACCCGCGCTTCATGAAGATCGCGGGCTGCGACGAAGACGAACGCGAGCGCATCCGCGAGGCGCTCCGGCGCAAGGAAGGCGTGCGCGTGGTGCTGCGCAATATGCGCAAGAACGGCGAGGTCTTCTGGAACGACCTGCGCATCGACCCGGTGTCCAGCGGCGACGGCGAGATCACCCACTTCGTCGGGGTGATCAACGACATCACCGAAGCCCGCCACTACGAGCGCCGCCTGCACCACCTGGCCCACCACGACCCGCTCACCGGCCTGGCCAACCGTACCCTGCTGCAGGAACGGCTGCGCTTCGCCATCGACCACGCGGCGCTGCAAGGCTGCATGGTCGCGCTGGCCTTCCTCGACCTCGACAATTTCAAGCACATCAACGATCACTTCGGCCACGAGGCGGGCGACACGGTGCTGCGCGAGGTGGCCCAGCGCCTGCGCGCCTGTATGCGCGAAGACGACACCATCGCCCGCGTGGGGGGCGACGAGTTCGTCCTGCTGATCTGCAATCCGGCCAGCCATGCCCAGGTCGCCGACCTGATCGAGCGGGTGCGCCGCGCCGTGATGGCACAGGTGGAGGTGAACGGCCATCACATCCTGCCCGGCACCAGCATCGGCGTCAGCGTCTTCCCCGACGATGGCGACAGCCCGGACAAGATCATGCGCGCGGCCGATGCCGCCATGTACCACGCCAAGACCCTCGGCAAGAACAACTTCCAGTTCTATTCGTCCGAGCTGAACCAGATCGTGCACGAGCACCTGATGCTCGAGGCGAACCTGAGCCGGGCGATCCGCGACCACGAGCTGGTGCTGGACTACCAGCCGAGAGTCGACCTGCGCAGCGGCAAGGTGGTGGGAGCCGAGGCACTGGTGCGCTGGCGCCATCCGGTCGACGGCGTGATCCTGCCCGAGCGCTTCATCCCGGTGGCCGAGGAAACCGGCCTGATCGTCCCATTGGGCGACTGGGTCATCGACGAGGCCTGCCGCGCGCTCAAGGCCATGGAAGCGCTCGGGCTGGACGACTTCGTCATCGCGGTCAACCTGTCGGCGCGCCAGCTGCGCCAGCGCCAGTTCGCCGAGCGGCTCGGCGAGAAGCTGCGCCACCATGGGGTCAGGGCCGACACGCTCGAACTCGAAGTCACCGAAAGCCAGCTGATGCACCATCCGGACGAAGCGCTGGAAGCGCTGTCCCAGCTCAAGGCGCTGGGCGTGCGCCTGTCGATCGACGACTTCGGCACCGGCTATTCGAGCCTGAGTCACCTGCAGAAATTCCCGGTCGACTACATCAAGATCGACCGTTCCTTCCTGGGCGACGTCGGCCACGACGGCCACCTCGTCATCACCCGCGCCATCATCGACCTCGGCCACAACCTCAGGCTCAAGGTGGTCGCCGAAGGCGTCGAGACGCGCGAGCAGATCGCCTTCCTGCGCCAGCACGACTGCGACCAGATGCAGGGCTACTACTTCAGCCCGGCGCTGCCGCGCGAAACGCTGCAGGAGCTGGTCGCCAAGGATGCGCGCCTGCCCGACTGA
- the arfB gene encoding aminoacyl-tRNA hydrolase — protein MAVIDPAEVEFSAIRAQGPGGQNVNKVSCAVHARFDVAASSLPEAVKERLLALRDTRITREGVVNLKAQGSRSLEQNKLDALQRLQALVDQASAVPLVRRATRPTRGSQLRRLDAKTRSGRVKALRGKVSQ, from the coding sequence ATGGCAGTCATCGATCCGGCGGAAGTCGAATTCAGCGCGATCCGGGCCCAGGGGCCGGGCGGACAGAACGTGAACAAGGTGTCGTGCGCGGTGCATGCGCGCTTCGACGTGGCGGCCTCGTCGCTGCCGGAGGCCGTCAAGGAACGCCTGCTGGCGTTGCGCGACACCCGCATCACGCGCGAGGGCGTGGTCAATCTGAAGGCCCAGGGCTCGCGCAGCCTCGAACAGAACAAGCTCGACGCGCTGCAGCGGCTGCAGGCGCTGGTGGACCAGGCGTCCGCCGTGCCCCTGGTGCGGCGCGCGACCCGGCCGACGCGCGGATCGCAGCTGCGCCGGCTCGACGCCAAGACGCGCAGCGGGCGGGTCAAGGCGCTGCGCGGCAAGGTCAGCCAATAG
- a CDS encoding response regulator, with protein MCTDKPRPRHGPGAAQAYGQDEEAAVGGIRKVLVVDDEADVADLAEMLLSAHGMDAMVAYSGAAALDMLATHADIDAVVSDVMMPGMTGLELAEQIGARYPNVKIVLASGYMAPSMFKDRPMKQLFIAKPYRIDQLLRLLHT; from the coding sequence ATGTGTACCGACAAGCCGCGTCCGCGACACGGACCCGGCGCTGCGCAAGCATATGGACAGGACGAGGAAGCCGCCGTGGGCGGCATCCGCAAGGTGCTGGTCGTCGACGACGAGGCCGACGTGGCCGACCTTGCCGAAATGCTCCTGTCGGCACACGGCATGGACGCCATGGTCGCCTATTCGGGCGCCGCGGCCCTCGACATGCTGGCCACCCACGCCGACATCGATGCCGTCGTCTCCGACGTCATGATGCCCGGAATGACCGGCCTGGAACTGGCGGAACAGATCGGCGCGCGCTATCCGAACGTCAAGATCGTCCTGGCCTCCGGCTACATGGCGCCGTCGATGTTCAAGGACCGGCCGATGAAACAGCTGTTCATCGCCAAGCCCTACCGGATCGACCAGCTCCTGCGCCTCCTGCATACCTGA
- a CDS encoding alpha/beta hydrolase, which translates to METDFNFANAAGRQLSGVLARGRGPVRAWAVLAHCFTCDKTSLAATRLSRALADLGVGILRFDFTGLGESEGRFGKGLSSDIQDVICAARAMSAQGMPPQLLLGHSFGGAAVLAAAADLEMVRAVAVIGTPFGAEHVLTHIAPALHDLPEGQRVPVSVGGRDFELGADFLRDICDQPQAARIAALGRALLVLHSPLDDIVSVENASRIFVAARHPKSFVSLDRANHLLTRKADSDYAAAVIAAWAGPYLRPASEPAALPDDAPETAGRG; encoded by the coding sequence GTGGAAACCGATTTCAACTTTGCCAACGCTGCCGGTCGCCAGTTGTCCGGCGTCCTGGCGCGGGGCCGCGGGCCGGTGCGGGCCTGGGCCGTGCTGGCCCATTGTTTTACCTGCGATAAAACCTCGCTGGCGGCCACACGGCTCAGCCGTGCGCTGGCCGATCTCGGGGTGGGGATCCTGCGTTTCGATTTCACCGGCCTGGGCGAGAGCGAAGGCCGGTTCGGCAAAGGACTGTCGAGCGACATCCAGGATGTGATCTGCGCCGCCCGGGCCATGTCGGCGCAGGGGATGCCGCCGCAGCTCCTGCTCGGCCACAGCTTCGGCGGCGCCGCGGTGCTGGCGGCGGCGGCCGATCTGGAGATGGTCAGGGCGGTGGCCGTGATCGGGACGCCATTCGGCGCCGAACATGTGTTGACCCACATCGCCCCGGCGCTGCACGACCTGCCCGAGGGCCAGCGGGTGCCGGTGTCGGTCGGCGGCCGCGACTTCGAACTCGGTGCGGACTTCCTTCGCGACATCTGCGACCAACCGCAGGCGGCCCGGATCGCCGCACTCGGCCGCGCACTGCTGGTGCTGCATTCGCCGCTCGACGACATCGTATCGGTCGAGAATGCCTCACGCATCTTCGTGGCCGCGCGGCATCCCAAGAGCTTCGTCTCGCTCGATCGCGCCAACCACCTGCTGACCCGCAAAGCCGATTCCGACTATGCGGCGGCGGTGATCGCGGCCTGGGCCGGTCCTTACCTGCGACCCGCCTCCGAACCCGCGGCCTTGCCGGACGACGCGCCGGAAACTGCCGGGCGCGGGTGA